In Anolis carolinensis isolate JA03-04 chromosome 4, rAnoCar3.1.pri, whole genome shotgun sequence, the genomic window tccATTATCgaggccagttaacatctcccaacaaaggagtcccccaagcaggaatcagctaggccttgaagttgcaaggcttttcaatgctaatcaaggtgattaattgtaacattcacaatttcttccaacagacaagttctttctcccaccctaggccttccacagttatataaacctctcttgcttagtttttccaatatacctcactacctctgaggatgcctgccatagttgtgagtgaaacgtcaggagatattgcttctggaacatggccatacagcctggaaaagtcaGTTCATTTTCTGGCTCACTAAAACTTGCTTAGGGTACAGACACTTTTTCTGTAAAtgggggtgttttttttaaaaaaactggactACTTGGGACTTAAGAGAAGGCAgcctggtgcagtggtttgagtgctagactttctctggagaccagggtttgaatcccagcttggccatggaaacccactagatgacttaggcaagtgacactctctcagaggaaaacaataaCAAATCCTCACTGACtgggaagaaatcttgccaagaaggtCTAGTGATcgatttgccttagggtcttaCACGAGTAGGATATGACTTGCAGACACACAACAACTCATGTATTTCATCACATTTATGATACAAAGATTATACAATTTAACAggaattttttgttcctgggttataaatgtcatttcctaattggttctatcataaaataaTAGGAAATGTTTATGGTTGTGGTATCCGGGCGGGGAGGACACAAgggggcgctagagagagaaagggggttgaaggagttaaaTCATTTCCCCGTTTTCATGTTATTCCCCCCTCCTGTGtcactgttgtggaaacaatCATTATTTAGGATATGGGAAAAGGGAGGGGGtgaccagcaaaaatgggggaaatgattttcctccttcatCTCCTCCCTCCCACATAAAATTgagtatccttctctgtctaggttcCCTTTTGaagtctgcccagataatggaatagTACCAGGTTTATTAAATAGCAAAATCTTTGTTTTAGTGGGATAACCTgccgcacattttgctatagtttttcaatgaatatctcactgattctcaaccaattcaacatagttcgtggcaaccacaaaaacaaagtttctggtgtataacaagtactttcaaagtaagtaccacacaattaaacaggaaacaacgctttcaaaccaggaacatggttttttgttttttttttcaaattttgttacatagtgttatgtaagggaaaaaaatgaatgtCAGGATCAAGTCACAGTCTTAAGAAAAAATTTTATTGTGtcaagcgaattgagaacatactgcaagttgcttctgatgtgagagaatcagctgtctacaaagacattaccTAGGGGATGCcccgatgtgttaccatcctgtgggaggcttctctcatgtccccgcattgggAAGCTGGGGTTgagagacgggagctcaccccgtctcgcagattcaaacctccaaccttccggtcagcagttcagccagcacaagggtttaacccattgcgccaccgtagCTCCTGATAGTCTTAGAGTAAAGCAACTAAAGCCAACAAAACAGCCCAACAAAAGAAATTCTTagtatctttgtttttaggcctgttcctcagATTATTTGGGACGTTGATTCAGAAAATCAACTTCATCCAGTCTAATTTTTCAGATATTATTATCATGTTTTTCTATAggagagcagatggcaactggtacaTGGCatctgttctgtatctcaaaaactagcactgaaagggggaaactggtgctgtttttggaatcagcaggtcaattATCCTCAGAACAAAGCTAATATTTGAGGCCAGTGATATCAGAGGTCCCACTGATTTCAGAGGATGTACTCTTAAGCATGACTAAAGTTTTGCTATAAAACTTTAAACCTTAATGGTTTTGACGTGCTAAAACTAGCAGAAATACATGTTCTTGGTTACTTAAGTAGTACTGTTTTCTTGTTAATTGCTAACAAGTTGACCTAGAAATTGGGTCACTGAAAGTCAGCAGgccacttgaagacacataagcaAATGAGAAATCTCCAAGTCATCCTATCTTCCAGCAGCCCTAATCAGGTCTTACAGGCTCAGAGCCATGGCTTCCTGGACTGAGTCTCTCTATCTGGAATGTAGTCTTCCCTGTTTCCTACTGCATTCTTATACCTTACCAAACATTAgcccaggcaagggcaaacttaaaccctccaggtgttctggacttcaactcccacaattcctaacagccagtaggctgttaggaattgtgggagttgaagtccaaaacacctggaggacctaagtttgcccatgtcttcaTTAGCCTCAGTGCACCCAGTTTCCCCATAATATGATCAAAGTACAACAGTTTCGGTTTAGTCATCTTGGATTCTAGAAGTAGTTCAGTCCTGATTTTCTCCAAGACTCATGTATTTTTCTTTGTAGCAGTCCATGCTGTTcctagaactcttctccagcacatttcaaatgagttgattttctccaATATTGTTTGCCATTTCACATTTCCTGAGTCATAATAATGAAGTCTTATACTGATGATTCATGCCTCCTTCAGTTTCATGTTTCTCTTGCAATAACATAGATAACTATAGTTCACATATCCAATAtactgtgtatgtgtatatatataaaatttcttATGCAGGTGCAGGCATCTTTTTCAATCTATAAGATTTCACAAAAATAACATGATGTAAAAGTTAAATTTATTTGGCCACTCAAAGCAGCTTAGTAACACTGAATATTTTATAGGAAAATAGATTTGTAATTAAAGACTGAATGAGTTTCAAGCTTCTCAAATACGTTTCCTTTATTTGTTCCAGATGTGTTCTTTTTCAACATCTGTAAATAGTTCtctaatgtgtttttttttaaataataaagggATTCAGTTAGGCACTTTAAAATACCTACCTCCCCACGTATGCTAGCTGAAATAAAACTCAACTTTCCATGTATATATTCTTTCCTAAGAAAAGAAACATTAATGTGAATCCTACTGTTGAATCACAAGTTTTAGTGGTCCCATTGTATCGATTGAATTTAATTAAGTATGTGTTGATTTACCAAAGTAATGTATTCACAGTTCAGGTGGCCACACTCTGGAGACCAAAGGACTAAATTACTTGATTTCTTTCTCCTGCAGAATTGTAGAACTGCACTGATTGACAGAAAGTGACATGTATTGCTTCCAGAAAATTCTCAAGCTTTTTGTTGGGAGCTATTTGAGGATATTAAATGCCTCAAAACATCATGAAATCGCCCCACTAAGGAGACTTTCATATTTTACTTATGGAAGCAGTACCAGGGACTTCCGGATGGGGGCAGGAGTGATACCAAGGGCCTTTCAAAGGGCTGTAGCCAGCAATTTTCCCTCTTCTACTAGGTCTAAATGCACAAGACTGCTCCAGAAAATATTTTCCTTATCCTACCTTTACAGAATAACAGTAATTTGCTGAcagcatttttgttttttgttttttcaggcAGAAAACCTACTACAACATTTGCAAGAAAATTTTCAAGCACTGATTGACAAGACAAAATTAAGAAATATCCTTTAACGTTTCTTACTCAAAAATCACAAAACCTGGGCATTAACTATATTTAGAAAGGCAGTTGCAAAGAAATGGCTTCATTTATAATTcaatagagtatcacttatccaaccttcacttatccagctttctgtattatccaatgcagtctgctttttagtagtcagtgtttttgtggtcagtgttttcaatacattgcgatgttttggtgatagattcgtaaatacagtaattactacataacgttactgctttttctgtcaatttgttgtaaaacacaaatgttttggtgcttaatttgtaaaatcataatgtaatttgatgtttaataggcttttccttaatctctcctcattatccaatattttcacttatccaaccttctgccagcccgtttattttggataagcgagactctactgtaattccaaaatTTGTTTAATTGTAATTCTACTAAGAAGTACAGTAATTGATATTGATTTAAACGCATGTATATATGTTCCTTCAAGTcccttgttgacttatggtgaccccaggaATTTGATATGGTTTcctgataatccagtttaaagcagaaaacctgggatcagatcctgggatatagggcctgtctggtagGGTCCTGAGGTAGTACTAAAAGTGTTTGCAAATTAAACCCAGTTATGACACGAACATTTAATTCTGGTGATATACCATTCAGAGTCCATAATGGAAAGGGAATAATTTATGAGTGGTAAAAGAATATGCTTTTTAAATAGACCAGTATAGTCCTTTTCTCAGTACCCATCGAACTTGATTAGTTTGTCCTTCAGTTTCATGTTACTTTGAATATTAATGGTTTCTCTTTCCATGGCCATATTATTTTGAGAAGCATACAAAcccagaaaacaaaaatgcagtGCTCTTTAACATTTTTACTGGATGAAATGGGCGAACGCATAGATGATTTAGAAGAACATGTTACTGGACTGATGACACAAGCGGGGATAGAAAATGCTGGTGAAGAAATAATGGTAAGGTTCAGGCTCTCTTAAATAATACATGTTAATAGCTGTATGTCTGCTGGTAAATGTATGAGCACTggttaaaagaaaacaatttacTTGCCCTGCAATTGTAGAGGTGGGTCTGTCAGGAGAGCCAGCTCAATTCAGGTTTGGGGAAGAAAAAGTTGGCAGTGTTGAATTTTGGTTAATTGTAGAATTGTAGCAAGAGAGGCATGCCCATTTGTGCTCACAGATGGAGTAATGTAGAGACATTAGAGGCCTGAACATgcaaaatgactcacagttaagaacaggggtgtgaaacaggaagtgagagaaatctactcagaAGGGGAATTCACTTCTGgaagttatcatgaggaaaagtctccactgaagctttatcaccaatccttgtttccacaacaagcaattttttttcaaaatccaatgattacagggacagaaagtaagataACTGCCGGTATGTGTTTCCTCCATATGTTCTTCCACTATTGAAATATTAGCTATCATTTTAAAAGCTGCCATTTATTAAATTCAAGCATTTTTATGAAATTAGAAGAAAATGGAGGGTCTACAACTATTTTCTGCAGATGCCACAATCAACCTAATAGCTTTATTTTCTCAACTTTTATTTCAATCCCTGTGCAAATTTCTATTCTTACAGCACTGAAGATGAAGTCATCAGTACATCAG contains:
- the hsbp1l1 gene encoding heat shock factor-binding protein 1-like protein 1 isoform X4, producing MADGNDPQSARELSQFAENLLQHLQENFQALIDKTKLRMDEMGERIDDLEEHVTGLMTQAGIENAGEEIMH
- the hsbp1l1 gene encoding heat shock factor-binding protein 1-like protein 1 isoform X3; the encoded protein is MADGNDPQSARELSQFAENLLQHLQENFQALIDKTKLRMDEMGERIDDLEEHVTGLMTQAGIENAGEEIMEFEP
- the hsbp1l1 gene encoding heat shock factor-binding protein 1-like protein 1 isoform X2, giving the protein MADGNDPQSARELSQFAENLLQHLQENFQALIDKTKLRMDEMGERIDDLEEHVTGLMTQAGIENAGEEIMMPQST